One segment of Xanthomonas oryzae pv. oryzae DNA contains the following:
- a CDS encoding MlaA family lipoprotein: protein MTQFRSLPLLACLLLGACASQAPKSAPPSGGTAIAPAADAPVRDDAVMTAQAAAAGVSAPDAMPASAAAPADQQAAAGTDTATAGAPTDAESDFDALYGSTTPQAGANGAPAQPGAAPAYDPWERYNRGMHRFNMAVDRGVARPLATAYTKVVPSPARLGVTNFFDNLGTPLTMVNQLLQGHPVYAVQSLGRFVMNSTLGVAGLFDPASAAGIPRRSEDFGQTLGAWGWRNSRYFELPLFGPRTLRDTFGLAGDIPLSWIRHVDDGGTRFALQGLQLVETRAQLMSLDSLRDQAPDEYALTRDAWMQRRNYQITRDLRSHNEKKNNALPDYLREDKDNTVPGNAMPIPNWVR, encoded by the coding sequence ATGACCCAGTTCCGTTCTCTTCCGTTATTGGCCTGCCTGTTGCTTGGCGCGTGCGCCAGCCAGGCACCCAAATCCGCACCGCCGTCGGGCGGCACCGCCATTGCGCCTGCTGCCGATGCACCGGTCCGCGACGACGCCGTGATGACCGCGCAAGCGGCCGCCGCCGGTGTGTCCGCCCCGGACGCAATGCCGGCCAGCGCGGCGGCTCCTGCCGATCAGCAGGCCGCGGCGGGCACCGACACCGCCACTGCAGGCGCGCCAACCGATGCCGAAAGCGATTTCGATGCGTTGTATGGTTCGACCACCCCGCAAGCGGGCGCCAATGGCGCGCCGGCGCAACCGGGCGCAGCGCCGGCATACGACCCGTGGGAGCGCTACAACCGCGGCATGCACCGCTTCAACATGGCGGTGGACCGTGGCGTGGCGCGTCCGCTGGCGACGGCCTACACCAAGGTGGTGCCGAGCCCGGCCCGTCTGGGTGTGACCAACTTCTTCGATAACCTCGGCACGCCGTTGACCATGGTCAACCAGCTGCTGCAGGGCCACCCGGTCTATGCGGTGCAGTCGCTGGGCCGCTTCGTGATGAACAGCACGCTCGGTGTCGCGGGTCTGTTCGACCCGGCCTCGGCAGCCGGCATCCCGCGGCGGAGCGAAGACTTCGGCCAGACGCTGGGTGCGTGGGGCTGGCGCAACTCGCGCTACTTCGAACTGCCGCTGTTCGGGCCCCGCACCCTGCGCGACACCTTCGGGCTGGCTGGCGATATTCCGCTGTCGTGGATTCGCCACGTGGACGACGGCGGTACGCGCTTCGCGCTGCAGGGCCTGCAACTGGTGGAAACGCGCGCGCAGCTGATGTCGCTGGATTCGCTGCGCGACCAAGCGCCGGACGAATACGCGCTGACCCGCGATGCGTGGATGCAGCGCCGCAATTACCAGATCACCCGCGATCTGCGCAGCCACAACGAAAAAAAGAACAACGCCCTGCCGGACTATCTGCGCGAGGACAAGGACAATACCGTGCCGGGTAACGCCATGCCGATCCCGAACTGGGTGCGTTGA
- a CDS encoding IS5 family transposase (programmed frameshift), whose protein sequence is MEITPAQFALIEHCLPLQRGNVSMTNLQVVNALLYVAEHGCKWRGLPERFGNWHTVYTRINRWAKSGVLDRMFAQLQTCQIVRIKIEAVSLDSTSIKVHPDGTGAFKKNGPQSIGKSRGGWNTKIHMVAADARTAITFGLTPGNAHDAPAGRALLEHLGPVERSVHLLMDRAYEDNETRKLALDLGFVPVVPPKSNRVDPWEYDKEMYKRRNEVERLFRRLKGYRRIFTRFEKLDVMFLGFLSFVLVVDGLRMC, encoded by the exons ATGGAGATCACGCCAGCACAATTTGCACTCATCGAGCATTGCCTACCTTTGCAACGCGGCAATGTCAGCATGACCAACCTGCAGGTAGTCAACGCCCTTCTTTACGTCGCAGAGCATGGCTGCAAATGGCGCGGTCTGCCCGAGCGCTTTGGCAACTGGCATACGGTGTACACGCGCATTAACCGTTGGGCCAAGTCCGGTGTGCTGGACCGGATGTTCGCCCAATTGCAGACCTGCCAGATCGTGCGCATCAAAATCGAAGCGGTCTCGCTGGACTCCACCAGCATCAAGGTGCATCCGGATGGCACTGGCGCAT TTAAAAAAAACGGCCCACAATCCATCGGGAAATCGCGGGGCGGATGGAACACCAAAATTCATATGGTTGCCGCAGATGCTCGAACAGCCATCACGTTCGGATTGACGCCTGGCAACGCACATGACGCACCCGCAGGCCGCGCGTTGCTTGAACACCTGGGGCCAGTGGAGCGGTCGGTTCATCTGCTGATGGATCGCGCTTACGAAGACAATGAAACCCGCAAGTTGGCGCTCGATCTTGGCTTCGTGCCGGTGGTTCCACCCAAGTCCAATCGGGTCGATCCTTGGGAGTACGACAAGGAAATGTACAAGCGGCGCAACGAAGTGGAGAGGCTGTTCCGTCGCTTGAAGGGCTACCGACGGATTTTCACGCGCTTCGAGAAGCTGGATGTCATGTTCCTTGGCTTCCTCAGCTTCGTTCTGGTCGTTGATGGGCTTCGGATGTGTTAA
- a CDS encoding IS1595-like element ISXo2 family transposase, with protein MGINIVQFQPGLSLSEFMDRYGTEAKCYRALYRWRWPKGFRCPQCDGRARSRFRRDDQVYYQCRACRHQTTLRAGTLLQSSKLSLRLWMQAMYLLTSSKTNLAALELKRHLGVTYKAAWRMKHKIMQAMTEREEPRKLKGFVQIDDAYLGGERSGGKRGRGSENKQPFVIAVQVDHTHEHPVFAVIEPVKAFDNASLEDWIARRLEPECEVYSDGLACFRRLEEAGHAHTTLDTGGGRAATDVQGARWLNVVLGNVKRAISRTYHAVGQAKYARRYLAEAAYRFNRRFDLKQMLPRLATALLRCTPCPERVLRMASNFHG; from the coding sequence ATGGGCATCAATATCGTGCAGTTTCAGCCAGGCTTGTCGCTGAGCGAGTTCATGGATCGCTACGGAACCGAAGCCAAGTGTTACCGGGCGTTGTATCGGTGGCGCTGGCCGAAGGGATTTCGCTGCCCGCAGTGCGACGGTCGCGCGCGCTCGCGCTTTCGACGCGATGATCAGGTGTACTACCAATGCCGGGCGTGCCGGCATCAAACCACCTTGCGTGCCGGCACGCTGTTGCAATCGAGCAAGCTGTCTTTGCGCCTGTGGATGCAGGCGATGTACCTGTTGACCTCCAGCAAGACCAACCTGGCAGCACTGGAGTTGAAGCGGCATCTTGGGGTGACCTACAAGGCGGCCTGGCGCATGAAGCACAAGATCATGCAGGCGATGACCGAGCGCGAAGAACCGCGAAAACTCAAGGGATTCGTGCAGATCGATGACGCGTATCTGGGCGGTGAGCGCAGCGGCGGCAAGCGCGGACGAGGTTCGGAGAACAAACAGCCGTTCGTGATCGCGGTGCAAGTGGACCACACCCACGAACACCCCGTCTTTGCGGTGATCGAGCCGGTGAAGGCCTTTGACAACGCCTCGCTGGAGGACTGGATCGCGCGACGTCTGGAGCCGGAGTGTGAGGTCTATAGCGACGGCCTGGCATGCTTTCGCCGTCTGGAGGAGGCCGGGCATGCCCACACCACGCTCGATACCGGTGGCGGTCGTGCTGCAACCGACGTCCAGGGAGCACGTTGGTTGAATGTGGTGCTGGGCAATGTCAAACGCGCCATCAGCAGGACCTACCATGCGGTGGGCCAGGCCAAGTATGCAAGGCGCTACCTGGCCGAGGCGGCCTATCGCTTCAACCGCCGATTCGACCTGAAACAGATGCTGCCGCGGCTGGCGACGGCACTGCTGCGCTGCACACCTTGCCCAGAGCGCGTTTTGCGTATGGCAAGCAACTTCCATGGCTGA